Genomic DNA from Haloplanus sp. HW8-1:
CATCGGGGTGGACGTCGCCGGCGGGTCGCTCCCCGTCGTCGGCGACCTCTTCGACGCCGTGTGGAAGGCCAACAGACGCAACTTCGATCTCGCCCTGGCCGATCTCGCGGCCGAGGGCCGTCGCGACCCCGCGAGCGATGCCGTCGAGATCGAGATCGAGTGACACTCGGTCGTTCGTCCGGCCGGGTCAAGTGGTCGCCCGCTCCTCCGTCGTCTCGAACGACGACCGGTCCAGCGGCGGTTCGTACACGCCCGTCTCGGTGACGAGGTAGTCGACGAGTTCCATCGGTGTCGGATCGAACGCCGGGTTGTACACCGGTGTCCCCGACGGCGCGTTGGGGGTGCCGTAGATCTCGCGCAGTTCCACCGGATCGCGCTCCTCGATCTCCACCTCGTCGGCGCTTCGCTCCGTGTCGACCGTCGAGTGAGGCGCCGCGACGACGAACGGGACGTCGTGACGGTCGGCGACGACCGCCTGCTTGTACGTTCCGATCTTGTTGAAGACGACCCCCTGATCGCCGAACTGCTCGCCGCCGTCGAGCACGACCCGATCCGCGCCGACGACGACGGCGTCGACCATCCCCTCCTGCATACACAGGCCGCTCGCGTTGTCGGGGATGAGCGTCACGTCGACGTCCCGCTCCCGGAGTTCGACGGTCGTGATGCGCGATCCCTGGTTGAGTGGGCGCGTCTCGTTGGCGATCACGGAGACCGTCTTTCCCGCCTCGTGTGCGGAGTAGACCACGCCGAGAGCGGTCCCCCAGTCGACGGTCGCGAGGGCGCCAGCGTTGCAGTGGGTCATCACTGTCTCGCCGTCCGAAAGCAGCGTCGCACCGTGTGCCCCGAGCCGTCTGTTCCGCTCGACGTCGGCGTCGGCGATCCCCTTCGCGGCCGTCAGGGCCCGCTCCCGTGCCTCGGTGACCGACGAACACGCCCGGAGTTCGGCGAGGACGGTCTCGACTTCGCGGGCCAGATTTACCGCCGTCGGCCGTGCGGTCGCGACGGCCTCGGCGTCCGCGGCGACGGCGTCGAGGTAGGCCGCGAATCCGTCCTCGTCGGCCCGCCGTGCGGCGAGTGCCACCCCGAAGGCCCCCGCCGCACCGAGTGCGGGCGCGCCCCGGACCCGCAACCGCTCGATGCTCTCGACCAACTGTGGAACCGTCTCCGCGTGGTACGCCGTGTACTCCTCGGGGAGTTTCGTCTGATCGACCATCACGATGCAGTCGCGGTCGTCGTCCCACGCGATCGTTCGCATGGGCGACGATAGCACGCCACCGGGCTTAACGTCTCCCTTCGTCCCCTGGCCCGCCGCTCGCGGCTCAGTCCGGCGGTCGCGTCGCCCCGTTCTCGACGTCGATGACCTCGATGCGTGTCCCACCGTCGGCGCCCTCGTCGACGGAGACCTCCCAGCCATGGGCGCCCGCGATGCGCTCGACGATTCGGAGGCCCAGCCCCGTCCCGTCCGATGCGGTCGAGTACCCCGTATCGAACACCGCCTCCCGGTCCGCCAGCGGGATTCCGGAGCCGTCGTCGGCCACGTAGAACCCCTCCGCCATGTCGCCGACGGTGATCGTCAGGCCGTCCGACGGTCGGCCCCCGGGGCTCCCGTGTTCCACGGCGTTCCGGAGCAGGTTCTCGATCACCTGTCGGAGCCGACTCCGGTCGGCCACGAGCGTCCGCTCGGTCCGCACGTCGAGGGTCGCTCCCCCCGTCTCGACGGTTCGCCAGCAGGTTCGAACCAGGGCCGCCAGATCGACCGACTCCACCTCCCCAAGGGTGTCGCCCTCGCGGGCGAGCGTCAGGAGGTCCTCGATCAGCGTCTCCATC
This window encodes:
- the mtnA gene encoding S-methyl-5-thioribose-1-phosphate isomerase — its product is MRTIAWDDDRDCIVMVDQTKLPEEYTAYHAETVPQLVESIERLRVRGAPALGAAGAFGVALAARRADEDGFAAYLDAVAADAEAVATARPTAVNLAREVETVLAELRACSSVTEARERALTAAKGIADADVERNRRLGAHGATLLSDGETVMTHCNAGALATVDWGTALGVVYSAHEAGKTVSVIANETRPLNQGSRITTVELRERDVDVTLIPDNASGLCMQEGMVDAVVVGADRVVLDGGEQFGDQGVVFNKIGTYKQAVVADRHDVPFVVAAPHSTVDTERSADEVEIEERDPVELREIYGTPNAPSGTPVYNPAFDPTPMELVDYLVTETGVYEPPLDRSSFETTEERATT